The window gTAGCCAGAAGATATGTTTGTCTGTGATATAAATGAGCAGGATATAAGTGGACCTCCAGCATCTAAGAAGCTAAAAAAAAGCCAGTGCACTCCCCTTTTCATGAATGCATACACAATGAGAGGTATGCCGGAAATGCCTTTGACACCAGGAATATTTGCAGAGCGGGCTCCCCTAAGTAATAGTAGTTATTATTTTAGTTAACATTTCTTGCATATCTGTCATGTACAAGAATATTAATTCATTTGGTTCTCACATCAGGCTTTGAAGAATGTCCATTATTACCCCACTTACCCTCCTACCTATTTCATGTTAGAAAAAATAAGTccatagttgtgtgtgtgtgtgtgtgtgtgtgtgaagctaTAATTTATCTTCACCAAGCATGTGACTTTATTCTTCCTCTTCAGGAGCAGGCGCAGTGATTCATACCCACTCTAAAGCTGCTGTCATGGCTACTCTCCTCTTTCCAGGACGAGAATTTAAAATTACACATCAAGAGATGATCAAAGGAATAAGGAAATGTACCTCAGGAGGCTATTTTAGGTATTATTGCtgtcgtgtttttttttttttcttaaataatttgaaagtatttttccttctttgataaATAGGATACTGATCTTTTATGTGTTTAATGAAATGCTGTGGGATCTATGCTAAATAATACCCCACTTAATCTTGCCCTTCCAGATCTATTTGCAATGACACAAATCCTCCTCCACTCTTCCTCAGCCAGGTAATGGTAAAGCACTAGCAACATGAATAATGAAATGTTCATtagagtgaaatgaaaaaaaaaaatcttggctgTGATTTCTATGGAGGTAGAAAAATTCTGTCCCTACATTGAAGCACCCAAACAGCAAGATCTACCCACCTTCACTTTGTGTGCAGGAGGCCTAAATCACCGCTAGAGTCTAGAATTCATGTTGATCCAGTTTAGTATTTCTAgaatattgtcatttttaaaaaaaaaaaaaagttttctaatcATTTTAATTAAGAAGGTCTCTATATTTTAGAATTCTTCAGTGTGGAAGCTGGCCTGGACTGTAAGTATGGAACAGTGACCTTCCAGATAGGTTTAAGTAAATCCTCCAGCCCACAAAAATGTCGTCATTATTCATAAATCTAGAATATTATGGCATGAAGAAGCATGTTCTTGGTGCCCAGGCACCAGCCACACCTTGCCTTTAAATTTAGTGGCATTCTTCCTGGGATGTCACCCTTCTTAATTCCCTAAGAGCCTGATAGCTGTCTGTTTGGAGGAAGCAGTGCCAGTTTTACTGAAGTGTTCTTCCAGCAGTATCTTCTGTTACCGCGTTTAGTAGAAGGTACACCATTAAACTGGTGAACTGAGAACTTAATTTGATTTTGgttaatatttattgtgtgcCTAAAGCATTCCTCAGCACCCTGAAAAACCTATTtacaaaagttaaatatttaaattatgaaaagtGGACatactggagaaaggatagcctgtGTTGCCTTTTCTGTCTCTGGGGCTTAAAGGAGAAGCCATATGGGTGCTATCAGTTTCATATGCATTTGATTActttgttgaacaaataaaagtTAAGACAGAACAATGTAGGGAACTGTGAGTTAGGATCAAAGCATAATAGAGAGCCTTTCGAATTTTGTGGAGAAAAGGATGATATCAATGAAAAGATGCTATTTATTATGTataacatacatttatatatatttacagagtgtcaaaatttaaagaataaaatgtgtgtgtgtgtgtgtgtgtgtgtgtgtgtgtgtgtgtgttgctaggggattgaaccagggccttgcactgagttatacccccagcctaAAACTcttttaagatataattttattttgagtttgttGGGAAATGAGGTAGTGATATTTTATCTGAGTTTAGGGAGAATCCtaagctgggaggaggaggaaagaaagaagttttgACATTCTCTAGTGTTATTTTTATTGGAAgtcacccttaaaaaaaaaaaaaagaaaagaaaagaaacagatttaaaATACTTAGTTTTTACCAGAGGTAGTTAACATGTGTCAGTATAATTGTCCTCCCTGTTGGAAGCAACATGGCTGGTAAAGTGAAAAGAACACCGTGGTCAAAGGACTGCCCAGCTGTCTCCTGTTTAACCTGTCTGTGAAATGGGGGGACTAGCTTGAATTAGCTTTCAAGTCTTATTTTGCTGTGAAATTATTTTGCACCTGGAAATATTTCTGATCATTGTCTACTAGAAGTCTACTAGAAGTTTGTGGTTCTCCTAGCCAGTGTTAGGAAAGATTTTGAACTAGCTACTCATTCCTTCCATGTTTGAGGATGTTTTATAATTACTTCTGTCTTCACTAATGTTAAACAACATTGGGCAACTCCAAATTATTAATGATAATTGTTCATCACACAATTAATCACATGACAGGTACTTAATCTATACCCACCCTAAAGTAGTAATTTCTGGTACCACTTTAGGtagaactttttgttgttgttaagtcaCACACTACAGAGATGGGAAAAGGCAGATATTATATTAACAACATAACAGAAATTCATGTGAAAAGGAAAACTAGTCTGAGCTTTGTTTGTTTCTAAGTGACCTCAAAAATAGACTTAATTGAAttagtaactattttttttttttggttgaacaTTGATCTCATCACATGTATTTACTGAGAATAAAGTGGAAATAAAAGAAGTTACAGATTTGAGAATATTCTGGAAGCATCATCATACCTTTAGTAGTTATCTCTAGAAAGTTCTTGCTATCTTACCGCCACAAACTATACCTATATTTATCGATTTATCTGTCCAAGACATTTTGCAGTCCTACCGAGATAAAACACAATGATCTTAGATTATTGGAAAATTCCTACCTAATTCACTTTTTAATCCTATCAACACTTTTGATTCTAAGATTTCCCGtctcttattaaaaatattatgattgTATCTGCTTCAAGGAAATACTTGTGTGATCTTGATGATTTCTTTGTTAGATTTTGGGATACTATACAAATTTCTGCCACATATACTTAGGATTGTCTGCCAAATTCCCAGGGTGTCTTTTGATACAGATATTTATGCAAGATACACAGAGTAACATGCAACATCTTGTTCATAATTTGGAGtggttttccaaataaaaagagaatatttaactGGTAATTTGTCAAAATTactatatatgtttgttttaacagaaaaaaatggctcATATTGTCTTTATAGATATGATGATATGTTAGTGGTACCTATTATTGAGAACACACCTCAAGAAAAAGACCTCAAAGAACGAATGGCCCGTGCAATGAATGAGTACCCCGACTCCTGTGCAGTCCTGGTCAGGCGCCATGGAGTGTACGTGTGGGGAGACACATGGGAGAAGGCTAAAACCATGTAAGTGTAAAAACATTTGGGATAAGTCACCACACCCTGAatgtgaaaatgaacaaaaaatgtcTCAACAATTTAAAATGAAGGATGATTGTCATGTTTCATTGGTCAAATAGGCTTAAATTTAAAGGGTTTATCATTATATCCAGATATTTGATTTTTACTATGTATTGATTCATTGAGAATTCTTTATTGGATGAGCCATTATTTGGGAAGGCTCTGTggacagaagaggaaggagaCGCAGatcctaaatatattttatttcaaaaaatagcaCACAGTATAAATTTGTGTAAGTAGTatgtttaaaaatctcttttatttcctgagAACTATATGACATGGTTGCCTGATTCAATATGATTCctttacatgtttttaaattgttgtttttaaatagttttttaaatgttctgattTTTGCCCTCAAACTGATAGGAAAAATTTGCAGGTACTAGGAAGAAAGCAGAGTTAACTGGACAGAAAGGAGAGATGTGGTTATTTAAGTTTGGAGAACTCCATTTCAAGTAAAcaccttcattttttcttttttctttttcttttacaggtGTGAATGTTACGACTATTTATTTGATATTGCTGTATCAATGAAGAAAGTAGGACTTGATCCCACCCAGCTCCCAGTTGGAGAAAATGGAATTGTATAAGCCAAACAAAAGTTTAATTATACAGAGATTAAACTAaacttaattattatttaagtGAAACAATTAGttttaaatgaattgaaattTTCCAAAAACACCATTGATTTATCACTAAATGCTACAGATGATCATATTTAATCTCTTCTGACATTGAATAATATTTGCTCATATTCTTGTAATTTAAATGACAGGACAgtggaataaaaattttttactcagtgttttttatgtgtaaaatttgTGATAGCAAAATATTTGTCTATAAATTAATGCCTTTTTATATGCATTCAGAGaattccttttaatatttaaagctGCTGGTGATAACAGAATTCAtggtaaattttcatttaattatgaaatgagcattttcttgatttaatgttggtatataaaatttatgtgaaacaTTAAGACCTAATATATCCCCATATTTTACGTCAAGACAGTTTTATAGATCTCACCCATAAACTTGAGCATTTCACTATACAGACTCAGCAGCCATAATCAGAaagtccaaaatccaaaactttttgagcacagACATTTACCAGAGGTGAGAAGTTCTATAGCTGATCTCCTGTGACTGGTCATGGTCTAAacacaggtgcactaaaaatactaaaaacactGTATAAAATTGCCTTCAGGACAAattgtatatgaaatataaatcaatTGTGTGTTTaaacttgggtcccatccccaagacatctcattgtgtatatgcaaatattctaaagtccaaaatacttctggtcccaagcatttcaatTAAGAATACTCAGCCTGTAATAGAATATAGGACACCCTCTTATATTAAGaacaattatgaaattcaagTCAGATGACATTAAGTCCAGTTTTTTACCAAACAAACCCGGACAAAACCACAGATGCAATTAATCAGAaaatgctccttttttttttttttaaatggtgccaGAAGGAATATCACCTTAATTATAAAGGTCTTATTTGGTTAATACTTTTTACATTTAAGGGAGAAAATCAATAATGCACCATCTCTGAAATGTTAATGTCGTATTCCCACTGCTCCCCATGATCATCTCCCACCCGTCAAAGATGGTTTACCCAGATCTTCCCAGCCAGCCATTCTCTAACCTCACAGATGTCCAGTCCTTGCTTTTACCATTTTTCATTACCCTTTACTCTTTTCAtgtccttgcttccttccttgtGAGGCACCCAGTATTCACACCACTTCACTGAGGACATTCCAAGCCCCTTGTATCCTGCTTCCTCAATCATATTCACCTGGAGAAGACCTCAGTGTCTTTGTTAAGCCACTTATTTAGCACCTGTACCCACGTAGCAAGGACTGGTGAGGGAAATTATATAACCATGATGAATCAGACCATAGATCACAGAGGGGGGCACTGGATACCATAAACAAACCTACCACAATTCCCTACTGAATTCATTTGCCCAGTCTGTTGATTATTTGTCtttacctttccttttctttagtcCAATCTCCCAACATTCTCTCACACCAACTCTCAGGTGACAACTTCACCTTATATTTGAAAAGGTGAAATAGGTTCATTCCGAGGGAACTAACTCATTGCCCCACTTCACACTTCTGCCACCCTTCCTGCCTGCAGCCACCATTGCCAATTTCCTTCCACAGGTTTGGTTCTAAGATTCATTCTTCCACTTATGCCTTCGACCCTttgtctttagatttttttttcaagggatTTGCTTCAGTCAAGATCTCTACATTTATCTCTATCTCTACCtgattctcttttgtattgtcaGGTATTTTCCCCCAACTGTGTCTTTTTTCAGTTTACATAAAAACTTGCTCTTAATGTCTTCCACTTTAAAATACTTCCAAGTTTTGCCTTCTACCccagcaattttattttacaacaaagtttttaaaaataattgttcccTCCTACCAATTTTTTTGCCCCTACTTGGTCCTTGATTTTTTCCAAATAGGCCTCTAATCTCCACTGAAACCACTCTTACGAAGAGCAACCAAATCTCCCACATTCTCATGTTTCGCCTAAAGACAGTTTCCCTTGAGGATGAAGTGGCTGTTTCCACTTCTTCCTTTACCACTGGGCCTGGGGCTAAGATGAATGAATTCTTTGAGTGCTAAATGTCTCCTTTCCCTTGTTCCACTGTACTCAGCAAAACTCTCATTCATAGTTCCAGCTGTTTTCTGACTCCACACTTGGACATATGCATCTTGATGtattgggggggaaaaaaaacctatgTTAATGTCAAGTGGATCTTAAATGCTGCCAGGGAATTTTACCTTACTGCCCTTGTCTAGTCTCATTCTCCCATTTTTTCAGGCAACTGTTTCTCGATTTTCAAACTTGAAATACCTCCCTACATACTCAATCTGGGCTGTTGACCTCGACTGCTGtttcactttcaaaaaaaaaagtcatcagtCATCAACTTCTACAGGCTTC is drawn from Urocitellus parryii isolate mUroPar1 chromosome 4, mUroPar1.hap1, whole genome shotgun sequence and contains these coding sequences:
- the Apip gene encoding methylthioribulose-1-phosphate dehydratase isoform X1 encodes the protein MFVCDINEQDISGPPASKKLKKSQCTPLFMNAYTMRGAGAVIHTHSKAAVMATLLFPGREFKITHQEMIKGIRKCTSGGYFRYDDMLVVPIIENTPQEKDLKERMARAMNEYPDSCAVLVRRHGVYVWGDTWEKAKTMCECYDYLFDIAVSMKKVGLDPTQLPVGENGIV
- the Apip gene encoding methylthioribulose-1-phosphate dehydratase isoform X2, which codes for MSGCHGPEGDCCSRQCVAQDNEHPRYLIPELCKQFYHLGWVTGTGGGISLKHGNEIYIAPSGVQKERIQPEDMFVCDINEQDISGPPASKKLKKSQCTPLFMNAYTMRGAGAVIHTHSKAAVMATLLFPGREFKITHQEMIKGIRKCTSGGYFRYDDMLVVPIIENTPQEKDLKERMARAMNEYPDSCAVLVRRHGVYVWGDTWEKAKTMCECYDYLFDIAVSMKKVGLDPTQLPVGENGIV